Proteins encoded within one genomic window of Nonomuraea gerenzanensis:
- a CDS encoding RrF2 family transcriptional regulator, with product MRISARTQYALGAMLALAVADSPVHAERIAVTQDIPRRFCDNILLQLRRAGLIRSQRGPDGGYWLARPPGEIALADVIRVTEGAEQALRPFSPAAAPLAEIWDRLRSHEDALLSEITLADVVASRDRPNGGAASNGGPPADAPAGREVP from the coding sequence ATGAGAATCTCCGCCCGCACCCAATACGCCCTGGGCGCCATGCTCGCCCTGGCCGTGGCCGACAGCCCGGTGCACGCTGAACGGATCGCCGTCACGCAGGACATTCCTCGCCGTTTCTGCGACAACATCCTGCTTCAGCTGCGCCGGGCCGGCCTCATCCGCAGCCAGCGCGGTCCGGACGGCGGCTACTGGCTGGCCCGGCCGCCGGGGGAGATCGCGCTGGCCGACGTCATCCGCGTCACCGAGGGGGCCGAGCAGGCCCTGCGGCCCTTCTCCCCGGCCGCCGCACCGCTCGCCGAGATCTGGGACCGGCTGCGCAGCCACGAGGACGCGCTGCTCAGCGAGATCACCCTCGCCGACGTAGTGGCCTCCCGCGACCGCCCGAACGGCGGGGCCGCTTCCAACGGCGGTCCCCCTGCCGACGCGCCCGCCGGGCGCGAGGTCCCCTGA
- a CDS encoding PP2C family protein-serine/threonine phosphatase has translation MRSLRILRWLPFVVMLGVALTDLFAGESLVFLPLLTLGPAFASVSGGVRRTAAVGVAALALCVPMAVYNDLLFTFENNLTVVGIVGVTAASMLASRLRLQRERELASVRQVAEAAQRVLLRPVPRRAGDLRVALSYTSAAAEAQIGGDLYEIVTTPHGVRLLIGDVQGKGLAAVETAAWVLGAFREAAYDEADLADIGERLEASLARHLGGEQFVTAIIAEIHETEMALVNFGHPAPLLLLGDGTLCTAEPPDPGLPLGLGALEPSAVKAHRVPFGSGDRVLFFTDGVIEARNGRGEFYPLEGRVSLLRRDEPQAGLDALRADLVRHTGGPLLDDAAMLLLYRPGD, from the coding sequence ATGAGGTCGCTGCGAATCCTGCGTTGGCTGCCCTTCGTCGTCATGCTGGGTGTCGCCCTCACCGACCTGTTCGCCGGCGAGAGCCTCGTCTTCCTGCCGCTCCTCACCCTCGGCCCCGCCTTCGCGTCGGTGTCGGGCGGGGTGCGGCGGACCGCCGCCGTGGGCGTGGCCGCGCTGGCGCTCTGCGTGCCCATGGCCGTCTACAACGACCTGCTGTTCACGTTCGAGAACAACCTCACGGTCGTCGGCATCGTGGGCGTGACGGCGGCGAGCATGCTGGCCAGCCGCCTGCGCCTGCAACGCGAGCGGGAGCTGGCCAGCGTCAGGCAGGTCGCCGAGGCGGCCCAGCGCGTCCTGCTGCGGCCCGTGCCCCGGCGGGCGGGTGACCTGCGGGTCGCGCTGTCCTACACCTCGGCGGCGGCCGAGGCGCAGATCGGCGGCGACCTGTACGAGATCGTCACCACCCCGCACGGGGTGCGGCTGCTGATCGGCGACGTGCAGGGCAAGGGCCTGGCGGCGGTCGAGACGGCGGCGTGGGTGCTGGGCGCGTTCAGGGAGGCGGCCTACGACGAGGCCGACCTGGCGGACATCGGCGAACGCCTGGAGGCCAGCCTGGCGCGGCACCTGGGCGGGGAGCAGTTCGTCACCGCGATCATCGCCGAGATCCACGAGACCGAGATGGCCCTGGTGAACTTCGGGCACCCGGCCCCCCTGCTCCTGCTCGGCGACGGCACCCTCTGCACCGCCGAACCGCCCGACCCCGGGCTGCCCCTGGGGCTGGGGGCGCTGGAGCCGTCGGCGGTGAAGGCGCACCGGGTGCCGTTCGGGAGCGGTGATCGCGTCCTGTTCTTCACCGATGGGGTGATCGAGGCGCGGAACGGGCGGGGGGAGTTCTACCCGCTGGAGGGGCGGGTGTCGTTGTTGCGGCGGGATGAGCCGCAGGCGGGGCTGGACGCGTTGCGGGCCGATCTGGTGCGGCACACGGGCGGGCCGTTGCTGGACGACGCGGCGATGTTGCTGCTGTATCGGCCCGGCGACTGA
- a CDS encoding sulfite exporter TauE/SafE family protein: MRALILLGLVGLAAQLVDGSLGMAYGVTSTTLLLAVGTNAAAASATVHLAEIGTTLASGISHWRFGNVDWKVVAKIGLPGAVGAFAGATFLSSLSTEVAAPVMSLILLSLGVYILIRFTAFGLPRGNLGKPLRRRFLAPLGLLAGFVDATGGGGWGPVGTPAILASGRLAPRKVIGSIDASEFLVAIAASVGFFVGIGSENINFSWVAVLLLGGVIAAPIAAWLVRHIPPRILGSAVGGVIVLTNVRTLLRSDWIDASGGVQTVAYIVIAAIWAAAIAWSVREYRRDKANESVEAVESDLRQRTATEEETASA; encoded by the coding sequence GTGCGGGCACTCATCCTGCTCGGGCTGGTCGGCCTCGCGGCCCAGCTGGTCGACGGCAGCCTCGGCATGGCCTATGGCGTCACGTCGACCACGCTGCTGCTGGCCGTCGGCACCAACGCGGCCGCCGCCTCCGCCACCGTCCACCTCGCCGAGATCGGCACCACGCTCGCTTCGGGCATCTCCCACTGGCGCTTCGGCAACGTGGACTGGAAGGTCGTCGCGAAGATCGGTCTCCCGGGAGCCGTCGGCGCCTTCGCCGGGGCGACGTTCCTGTCGAGCCTGTCCACCGAGGTCGCCGCCCCGGTCATGTCGCTCATCCTGCTCTCGCTGGGCGTCTACATCCTCATCCGCTTCACGGCGTTCGGCCTGCCGCGCGGGAATCTGGGCAAGCCGCTGCGCAGGCGCTTCCTGGCGCCGCTCGGGCTGCTGGCCGGGTTCGTGGACGCCACCGGCGGTGGTGGCTGGGGCCCCGTCGGGACGCCCGCCATCCTGGCCAGCGGGCGGCTGGCCCCTCGCAAGGTGATCGGCTCCATCGACGCCAGCGAGTTCCTCGTCGCCATCGCCGCCAGCGTCGGCTTCTTCGTCGGCATCGGCTCCGAGAACATCAACTTCTCCTGGGTCGCCGTCCTGCTGCTCGGTGGCGTCATCGCCGCACCGATCGCCGCCTGGCTCGTCCGGCACATCCCGCCGCGCATCCTCGGCTCGGCCGTCGGCGGCGTGATCGTGCTGACCAACGTGCGCACGCTGCTGCGCAGCGACTGGATCGACGCCTCCGGCGGCGTCCAGACCGTGGCCTACATCGTCATCGCCGCCATCTGGGCCGCCGCGATCGCCTGGTCGGTACGCGAGTACCGGCGCGACAAGGCCAACGAGTCGGTCGAGGCGGTGGAGAGCGACCTGCGGCAGCGTACGGCCACGGAGGAGGAGACGGCCTCCGCCTGA
- a CDS encoding class I adenylate-forming enzyme family protein — MSGELLHELLDAAPAGAVAIAERGRPLRYRDVTGAGASIAAWLRERGVGPGDRVLLSLTRARALDTPSWVYGCSLAGAVFCVLHEQVVGPALAYVLDDAAPAMVVSDNPKVLGQAVAHGVQAVGPDTALVGAPPLVRAGGGSGERPGTDPGAPVCMIYTSGSTSRPKAIVSTHAQMTFVARAIQSRLRYRPGDVVYTTQPFSFDVGLYQIFLAALCGAQVWLPGPLGAGVRILPELLESRATVFPAVPAVAQTLAAAVARSDVPVPVPRLRLLTNTGAAMPRGVLASLRERLPGLRVQLMYGLTECKRVSIMPVDGDLERPGSSGLPLPGTRVTIVDAEGRPLPAGEVGEIVVSGPHVMNGYWNQEELTADRFRPSGLRTGDFGHLDPDGYLYVEGRRDDVYKQSGFRVSATEVEAAALELPGVRMAVVLPPKADGGDAVLVVTGDTEPALVRKGLAHRLEQFKVPKRCVVLDELPLNQNGKIDKKLLATIT, encoded by the coding sequence ATGAGCGGTGAGCTGCTGCACGAGCTGCTGGACGCGGCGCCCGCCGGCGCCGTGGCCATCGCGGAGCGGGGGCGCCCGCTGCGTTACCGCGACGTCACCGGGGCGGGCGCGAGCATCGCCGCGTGGCTGCGCGAGCGCGGCGTCGGGCCGGGCGATCGGGTGCTCCTGTCACTGACCAGGGCGCGGGCGCTGGACACGCCCTCGTGGGTGTACGGCTGCTCGCTGGCGGGCGCGGTCTTCTGCGTGCTGCACGAGCAGGTCGTCGGGCCTGCGCTGGCGTACGTGCTGGACGACGCCGCCCCGGCGATGGTGGTGTCGGACAACCCGAAGGTGCTCGGGCAGGCGGTGGCGCACGGGGTGCAGGCCGTGGGCCCCGACACGGCGCTGGTCGGCGCGCCGCCGCTCGTACGGGCCGGGGGCGGCTCCGGCGAGCGGCCGGGTACCGATCCCGGCGCGCCCGTCTGCATGATCTACACCTCCGGCAGCACCTCCCGCCCGAAGGCGATCGTCTCGACCCACGCGCAGATGACGTTCGTGGCCCGCGCCATCCAGTCGCGGCTGCGTTACCGGCCCGGCGACGTCGTCTACACCACGCAGCCGTTCTCCTTCGACGTGGGCCTCTACCAGATCTTCCTCGCGGCGCTGTGCGGCGCGCAGGTCTGGTTGCCCGGCCCGCTCGGCGCGGGCGTGCGGATCCTGCCGGAGCTGCTGGAGTCGCGGGCCACCGTGTTCCCCGCGGTGCCCGCCGTCGCGCAGACGCTGGCCGCCGCCGTCGCCAGGAGCGACGTCCCGGTGCCGGTGCCCAGGCTGCGGCTGCTCACCAACACGGGCGCGGCCATGCCGCGCGGCGTGCTCGCCTCCCTGCGCGAACGGCTGCCCGGCCTGCGCGTCCAGCTCATGTACGGGCTGACGGAGTGCAAGCGGGTCTCCATCATGCCCGTGGACGGCGACCTGGAACGGCCGGGCTCGTCCGGGCTGCCGCTGCCCGGCACCCGGGTCACGATCGTGGACGCCGAGGGCCGGCCGCTGCCCGCGGGCGAGGTCGGCGAGATCGTGGTCAGCGGCCCGCACGTGATGAACGGTTACTGGAACCAGGAGGAGCTGACCGCCGACCGGTTCCGGCCGTCCGGCCTGCGTACGGGCGACTTCGGCCACCTCGACCCCGACGGGTACCTCTACGTCGAGGGCAGGCGGGACGACGTCTACAAGCAGAGCGGCTTCCGGGTCAGCGCCACCGAGGTGGAGGCCGCCGCGCTGGAGCTGCCCGGCGTGCGCATGGCCGTCGTGCTGCCGCCGAAGGCCGACGGCGGCGACGCCGTGCTCGTGGTGACAGGGGACACCGAGCCCGCGCTGGTCCGCAAGGGCCTGGCGCACCGGCTCGAACAGTTCAAGGTGCCCAAGCGGTGCGTGGTGCTGGACGAGCTCCCGCTCAACCAGAACGGGAAGATCGACAAAAAACTCCTGGCCACGATCACCTGA
- a CDS encoding PucR family transcriptional regulator, whose protein sequence is MESLFTLWHRKAEFYARRAVDIYAARIPEYARIAENADIRSAMLDFMIFVRRRTAELAALDQPFAPEDLDVMAEMGRLRGTGGITLPAHRHALTLHTSLTLQEISELSRPHDFEEIRRLVGWLSSRGEAGYQAYSGGFMDARDAVQPAGLRIQQLTEALLRNDDPAAADHALGLRMPLHDSYLVTVVRIGERRPPLPERVQAGIVRELLGTGQALMRFTAPDELVMLIPQPDDNGDAAGIGTRAREQALTLTRRLGELTGLRCAAGVAEGRRGRLAEAFAQARQISRVAPVRADADTVHQLADVFVEFGVAGTPPIDEWLSSIAERLAPGPDLVVTLDAYYRHDLHRLRTAAALHIHPRTLDYRLQRVRQATGLDPASVHGIRALSAVVTRVLSGVWRERGSSA, encoded by the coding sequence ATGGAAAGCCTTTTCACGTTGTGGCACCGGAAAGCCGAGTTTTACGCGCGCAGAGCGGTGGACATCTACGCCGCGCGCATTCCGGAGTACGCCCGGATCGCCGAGAACGCGGACATCAGATCCGCCATGCTCGATTTCATGATCTTCGTCCGCCGCCGGACGGCGGAGCTGGCCGCCCTGGATCAGCCGTTCGCCCCCGAGGACCTCGACGTCATGGCCGAGATGGGCCGCCTGCGGGGAACGGGCGGCATCACGCTGCCCGCCCACCGTCACGCGCTGACCCTGCACACGTCGCTGACCTTGCAGGAGATCTCCGAGCTGAGCAGGCCGCACGACTTCGAGGAGATCAGGCGGCTGGTCGGCTGGCTCTCCAGCAGGGGAGAGGCCGGCTACCAGGCCTACAGCGGCGGGTTCATGGACGCCCGCGACGCCGTGCAGCCGGCCGGGCTGCGCATCCAGCAGCTCACCGAGGCGCTGCTCCGCAACGACGACCCCGCCGCCGCCGACCACGCACTCGGCCTGCGGATGCCGCTGCACGACAGCTACCTGGTCACCGTGGTCAGGATCGGCGAGCGGCGGCCCCCGCTGCCGGAGCGCGTCCAGGCCGGGATCGTGCGGGAGCTGCTCGGGACCGGGCAGGCGCTGATGCGCTTCACCGCGCCGGACGAGCTCGTCATGCTCATCCCGCAGCCCGACGACAACGGCGACGCGGCCGGGATCGGGACGCGGGCGCGCGAGCAGGCCCTGACCCTCACCAGGCGGCTCGGCGAGCTGACCGGCCTGCGGTGCGCCGCCGGGGTGGCCGAGGGGCGGCGCGGGCGGCTCGCCGAGGCCTTCGCCCAGGCGCGGCAGATCAGCCGGGTGGCGCCCGTCCGGGCGGACGCGGACACCGTCCACCAGCTCGCCGACGTCTTCGTCGAGTTCGGCGTCGCCGGCACGCCGCCGATCGACGAGTGGCTCAGCTCGATCGCCGAGCGGCTCGCGCCCGGCCCCGACCTGGTGGTCACGCTGGACGCCTACTACCGCCACGACCTGCACCGGCTGCGGACGGCCGCCGCCCTGCACATCCACCCCCGCACGCTCGACTACCGCCTGCAGCGAGTACGGCAGGCGACCGGCCTCGACCCCGCCTCCGTCCACGGCATCAGGGCGCTGAGCGCCGTCGTCACCCGGGTGCTGTCGGGCGTGTGGCGCGAGCGGGGATCGTCGGCGTAG
- a CDS encoding FixH family protein has protein sequence MRKKLVLMGGALVAAGVAVFVMGRAATTGPLELTTTGARYAATVVIEDPKPGRVAVAVEVNEGDADSVAVSAVMADMGHSTPELAATEREPGRFLAEGELFPMSGVWELSIRLDGPAGEEQLAVKALITD, from the coding sequence ATGAGGAAGAAGCTCGTGCTGATGGGCGGGGCGCTGGTGGCCGCGGGCGTGGCGGTGTTCGTCATGGGCCGGGCCGCGACGACCGGGCCGCTCGAGCTCACCACCACCGGCGCCCGCTACGCCGCCACCGTCGTGATCGAGGACCCGAAGCCGGGGCGGGTCGCCGTGGCGGTCGAGGTGAACGAGGGTGACGCCGACAGCGTGGCCGTGTCGGCGGTGATGGCGGACATGGGGCACTCGACGCCCGAGCTGGCTGCCACGGAGCGGGAGCCCGGGCGGTTTCTGGCCGAGGGGGAGTTGTTTCCGATGAGCGGGGTCTGGGAGTTGTCGATCCGGCTCGATGGTCCGGCGGGGGAGGAGCAGCTCGCGGTCAAGGCGCTGATCACGGACTAG
- the lysA gene encoding diaminopimelate decarboxylase: MSHEIQGLSFTDIAEQFGTPAYVYDADVITATYRRLRGAFDERIQLFYSLKPNPNISVVGLLGSLGAGAEVCSLGELRSALAAGVPAGRILMTGPGKSVEELTELVTRDVRAIICESFAELRTIDELAERLGKRPKVLLRVNPAHGVEGGRLTMAGRPRQFGIDEDLVLAATTTVQDHPHVDIIGVQIYTGTRILDAEVIVANTERALDLAGKVATKLGIHVRMVDLGGGIGLAYFEGENDPDEEMFVSGINRAARRFAQAHPDAIIAMEPGRYLVGTAGVCVLRVRYVKESRGQRYAVTDGGSNMNMSAIGLGTYVKRNFPTVLLSDERPLDGKWSVTGPLLTPTDVLTKQAELPELRPGDLIGIQRMGAYGPTASIAYMNGQGYPAEILVMDGVAHLVRERDTPEDLLRKQRLVDFPGNGQVDIRHAVAEVLGREVSELGEDSRLHDDLHLDSLSMVELVARLEDEFKISVDPEALTLAHFATVSSLAAYVRSRLNER, translated from the coding sequence GTGTCGCACGAAATCCAGGGTTTGTCCTTCACCGATATCGCCGAGCAGTTCGGCACCCCCGCCTACGTCTACGACGCCGACGTCATCACGGCCACCTACCGTCGCCTGCGCGGGGCGTTCGACGAGCGGATCCAGCTTTTCTATTCGCTGAAGCCCAACCCCAACATCAGCGTCGTCGGCCTGCTGGGCAGCCTCGGCGCGGGCGCGGAGGTGTGCTCGCTGGGCGAGCTGCGCTCGGCGCTCGCGGCGGGCGTTCCGGCCGGCCGGATCCTGATGACCGGCCCGGGCAAGAGCGTCGAGGAGCTCACCGAGCTGGTCACCCGGGACGTACGGGCGATCATCTGCGAGTCCTTCGCCGAGTTGCGCACCATCGACGAGCTGGCCGAGCGGCTGGGCAAACGGCCGAAGGTGCTACTGCGGGTCAATCCGGCCCACGGCGTGGAGGGCGGGCGGCTGACCATGGCCGGGCGGCCCCGCCAGTTCGGCATCGACGAGGACCTCGTGCTGGCGGCCACCACGACCGTGCAGGATCACCCGCACGTGGACATCATCGGCGTGCAGATCTACACCGGGACCCGGATCCTGGACGCCGAGGTGATCGTGGCCAACACCGAGCGCGCGCTGGACCTGGCCGGCAAGGTGGCCACCAAGCTGGGCATCCACGTCCGGATGGTCGATCTGGGCGGCGGCATCGGGCTGGCCTACTTCGAGGGCGAGAACGACCCGGACGAGGAGATGTTCGTCTCCGGCATCAACCGGGCCGCCAGGCGCTTCGCCCAGGCCCACCCGGACGCGATCATCGCCATGGAGCCCGGCCGCTACCTGGTCGGCACGGCCGGCGTCTGCGTGCTGCGCGTCCGGTACGTCAAGGAGTCGCGCGGCCAGCGCTACGCGGTCACCGACGGCGGCTCGAACATGAACATGTCCGCCATCGGCCTGGGCACCTACGTCAAGCGCAACTTCCCCACGGTGCTGCTGTCCGACGAGCGGCCGCTGGACGGCAAGTGGTCGGTCACCGGGCCGCTGCTCACCCCCACCGACGTGCTGACCAAGCAGGCCGAGCTGCCGGAGCTGCGGCCCGGCGACCTGATCGGCATCCAGCGGATGGGCGCGTACGGGCCGACCGCCTCGATCGCGTACATGAACGGCCAGGGATACCCGGCGGAGATCCTCGTCATGGACGGCGTCGCGCACCTCGTACGCGAGCGCGACACCCCCGAGGACCTGCTGCGCAAGCAGCGGCTGGTCGACTTCCCCGGCAACGGGCAGGTGGACATCCGGCACGCCGTCGCCGAGGTGCTCGGCCGCGAGGTGAGCGAGCTCGGCGAGGACAGCAGGCTCCACGACGACCTGCACCTCGACTCGTTGTCGATGGTCGAGCTGGTGGCCCGGCTGGAGGACGAGTTCAAGATCTCGGTGGACCCGGAGGCGCTGACGCTGGCCCACTTCGCCACCGTCAGCTCGCTCGCCGCGTACGTCAGGAGCCGGTTGAATGAGCGGTGA